The Pirellulimonas nuda genome includes a region encoding these proteins:
- a CDS encoding 3-hydroxyacyl-ACP dehydratase FabZ family protein gives MARTKDLILDPASLDLTTVVADIDAIRSCNQQRFEMEQLTAVVLDDPDQGVIAGYKDITDAEFWVRGHMPSAPLMPGVMMCEAAAQLCSFHVVRHRLMESSVIGFGGLDSVRFRGMVHPGSRLVIVAQRLQVRPSALVRCRFQCFVENQLVCEGQMLGIPIPAEVLRRENPTV, from the coding sequence GTGGCGCGCACCAAAGACCTTATCCTCGATCCCGCGTCGCTCGACCTCACCACGGTGGTCGCAGACATCGACGCGATCCGTAGCTGCAACCAGCAGCGGTTCGAGATGGAGCAGCTCACGGCGGTCGTTCTAGACGACCCCGACCAAGGGGTGATCGCCGGCTACAAGGACATCACCGACGCCGAGTTCTGGGTGCGGGGCCACATGCCCTCAGCGCCGCTGATGCCGGGCGTCATGATGTGTGAGGCCGCGGCTCAACTGTGCAGCTTCCATGTGGTCCGCCATCGGCTCATGGAAAGCAGCGTGATCGGATTCGGCGGGCTCGACTCCGTCCGGTTCCGCGGCATGGTCCACCCGGGTTCCCGGCTGGTGATCGTGGCGCAGCGGTTGCAAGTCCGCCCCAGCGCGTTGGTGCGTTGCAGGTTCCAGTGTTTCGTTGAGAACCAGTTGGTGTGCGAGGGGCAGATGCTTGGCATCCCGATCCCCGCTGAGGTCCTGCGTCGTGAGAACCCCACTGTTTGA
- a CDS encoding 50S ribosomal protein bL37, with the protein MAKPGRKVKKANHGARPACSRPRKSRRHKVRT; encoded by the coding sequence ATGGCAAAGCCCGGTAGAAAAGTAAAGAAAGCGAACCACGGCGCCCGCCCCGCCTGCAGCCGCCCTCGCAAGAGCCGTCGCCACAAGGTACGCACCTAG